In Bacillus sp. SB49, a single window of DNA contains:
- a CDS encoding TraB/GumN family protein has translation MSIMEENITRIHIGEKEFILIGTAHVSKQSAEQVKEVIEAERPDSVCVELDEQRFESIRDGDRWKNTDIFEVIKSKKASLLLVNLAISSFQKKMAKQFGIQAGQEMIQGIESAEETGAELVLADRNIQITFARIWGNIGFKGKAKLLLSIIYGIFSKEEISEEELEKLKTQDMLDGMLQDMTDSFPTLKKPLIDERDQYLAHSIKHAPGNKVVAVLGAAHVPGIKEEIHKEHDLKKLTERPKKSKAPKIIGWTIPLLILSVIVYTFFSNPAAGTQQTISWILWNGSFSALGTAVALAHPLAVVTAFIMAPITSLNPLIAAGWFAGIVQAYFRRPNVGDFDTLSDDVTSVKGFWNNKVTRILLVVVLANLGSSLGTFIGGADVIRLFIRNL, from the coding sequence ATGTCTATAATGGAAGAGAATATAACAAGGATACATATTGGTGAGAAGGAATTCATTCTTATCGGTACTGCCCACGTGTCGAAGCAGAGCGCAGAACAGGTGAAGGAAGTCATCGAAGCGGAACGGCCGGACTCTGTTTGTGTCGAGCTCGATGAACAGCGTTTTGAATCGATCCGTGACGGGGACCGATGGAAGAATACAGATATATTTGAAGTGATCAAAAGTAAAAAAGCGTCGTTGCTGCTCGTCAACCTGGCGATCTCTTCGTTTCAAAAGAAGATGGCGAAGCAATTTGGGATCCAGGCGGGCCAGGAGATGATCCAGGGAATCGAATCAGCCGAGGAAACGGGAGCGGAACTGGTTCTTGCCGACCGTAACATCCAAATTACTTTTGCAAGGATTTGGGGAAATATCGGTTTTAAGGGAAAGGCGAAGCTGCTTCTCTCGATCATTTACGGGATCTTCAGTAAAGAGGAGATATCAGAGGAAGAGTTGGAGAAGCTGAAAACACAGGATATGCTGGATGGTATGCTCCAGGATATGACGGATAGTTTCCCTACGTTGAAGAAGCCGTTGATCGATGAGCGTGATCAGTACTTGGCGCATTCCATCAAGCATGCTCCGGGGAATAAAGTGGTCGCTGTTTTGGGAGCTGCCCACGTTCCGGGGATCAAAGAAGAGATCCATAAAGAGCATGACTTGAAGAAATTGACGGAGCGGCCGAAGAAATCAAAAGCGCCGAAGATCATCGGTTGGACGATTCCTTTATTGATATTGTCGGTCATTGTCTATACGTTCTTCTCCAACCCTGCCGCAGGGACGCAGCAGACCATCAGCTGGATCCTTTGGAACGGTTCTTTTTCGGCCTTAGGAACCGCTGTCGCCTTAGCTCATCCGCTGGCAGTTGTGACGGCCTTCATCATGGCACCGATCACTTCGTTGAATCCGCTGATTGCAGCAGGCTGGTTCGCGGGTATTGTCCAGGCGTACTTCCGACGTCCGAATGTAGGAGACTTCGATACGCTGTCGGATGATGTGACGAGTGTGAAAGGCTTTTGGAATAACAAAGTGACACGGATCCTTCTCGTAGTCGTTCTTGCCAACCTCGGAAGTTCTTTAGGTACGTTTATCGGTGGCGCAGACGTCATTCGCTTGTTTATCCGAAATTTATAA